In one Triplophysa rosa linkage group LG13, Trosa_1v2, whole genome shotgun sequence genomic region, the following are encoded:
- the zdhhc15b gene encoding palmitoyltransferase ZDHHC15B, translated as MALSRGLRCCQRIFSWIPVIIISCVVLWSYYAYVFELCIVTLRNNVERATYLLTFHMCFIMFWWTYWKAIFTPPSTPSKKFQLSYTDKERYELEERPDVQKQILADIAKKLPLFTRAQSGAIRFCDRCQVLKPDRCHHCSVCETCVLKMDHHCPWVNNCVGFSNYKFFLLFLSYSMLYCVFVASTVFQYFIKFWVGDLPNASAKFHVLFLLFVALMFFVSLVFLFGYHCWLVAKNRSTLEAFSAPVFQNGPDRNGFHLGLSRNLQQVFGENKKLWFVPVFTSEGDGHYFPVRTVHDSENPLLANEEKWTEDGGSDEENADRELLVSEDENVSSTVTITNES; from the exons ATGGCTCTCTCTCGAGGTTTGAGATGCTGTCAGAGGATTTTCTCCTGGATTCCCGTCATCATCATCTCATGTGTCGTGCTCTGGTCTTATTACGCGTATGTCTTTGAGCTGTGTATTG TTACTCTCCGCAATAACGTCGAGAGGG CGACCTATCTGTTGACATTCCATATGTGCTTTATCATGTTCTGGTGGACCTATTGGAAGGCCATCTTCACACCACCCTCCACACCATCTAAAAAG TTTCAGCTATCGTACACGGATAAGGAAAGATACGAGTTGGAGGAGAGGCCAGATGTTCAGAAGCAGATTCTTGCCGATATCGCTAAGAAACTTCCTCTTTTCACACGCGCTCAGTCAGGAG CTATCAGGTTCTGTGATCGCTGTCAGGTGTTAAAGCCAGACCGCTGTCACCACTGCTCCGTCTGTGAAAC ATGTGTTTTGAAAATGGATCATCACTGTCCATG GGTGAACAATTGTGTCGGCTTCTCCAACTACAAGTTCTTCTTGCTCTTCTTGTCTTACTCTATGCTGTACTGTGTGTTTGTAGCATCGACAGTGTTTCAGTACTTCATCAAGTTCTGGGTG gGAGATCTTCCCAACGCATCGGCCAAATTCCACGTGCTGTTCCTGTTGTTTGTGGCTCTCATGTTTTTTGTCAGTCTCGTGTTTCTGTTTGGTTACCACTGTTGGCTGGTGGCTAAAAACAGATCCACGTTAG AGGCGTTTTCGGCACCAGTGTTTCAGAACGGTCCTGACAGGAACGGCTTTCATCTTGGGCTCAGCAGAAACCTCCAGCAGGTGTTTGGGGAAAATAAAAAGCTCTGGTTTGTGCCAGTGTTCACAAG TGAAGGTGATGGGCATTACTTCCCTGTGAGGACCGTGCATGACTCTGAAAACCCTCTACTGGCCAATGAGGAGAAATGGACTGAGGACGGTGGATCAGACGAGGAGAACGCAG ATCGTGAACTGCTTGTTTCAGAGGATGAGAATGTCTCGTCTACAGTCACCATCACCAATGAATCATAA